A single genomic interval of Streptomyces graminofaciens harbors:
- a CDS encoding MBL fold metallo-hydrolase, with product MLVLSATTGKFGTNVHVVAAGPGSPCLIIDPGHDSADAVAEAVRTHRLQPEAILITHGHMDHTWDAVPLARRYGIAAWIHPADRYQFGAPAKGLPDSFPRELLVGHPDQEPDEVGDLPEHGGELAFAAGRVTVLHTPGHTGGSVMFRFDGDEAPLLATGDTLLATGGGRADAPGASPASLDASLRTIATACPGGTRLLTGHGPTSTLSETGIR from the coding sequence ATGCTCGTACTGTCCGCCACCACCGGCAAGTTCGGCACGAACGTCCACGTCGTCGCCGCGGGACCCGGATCGCCGTGCCTGATCATCGACCCCGGTCACGACTCCGCCGACGCGGTCGCCGAGGCCGTCCGCACGCACCGGCTCCAACCCGAGGCGATCCTGATCACACATGGCCACATGGACCACACCTGGGACGCCGTGCCGCTCGCCCGGCGCTACGGCATCGCCGCGTGGATCCACCCCGCCGACCGCTACCAGTTCGGCGCCCCCGCCAAGGGGCTGCCGGACTCCTTCCCCCGTGAACTACTCGTCGGCCACCCCGACCAGGAGCCCGACGAGGTCGGTGACCTGCCCGAACACGGCGGCGAACTGGCCTTCGCGGCGGGCCGGGTCACCGTGCTGCACACCCCCGGTCACACCGGCGGCTCCGTGATGTTCCGCTTCGACGGCGACGAGGCACCACTGCTCGCCACCGGCGACACCCTCCTCGCCACCGGCGGAGGACGCGCGGACGCGCCCGGCGCCAGCCCGGCGAGCCTGGACGCCTCCCTCCGCACGATCGCCACCGCCTGTCCCGGCGGCACCCGCCTGCTCACCGGACACGGCCCCACCAGCACTCTCAGCGAGACAGGAATCCGATGA
- a CDS encoding NADP-dependent oxidoreductase, with amino-acid sequence MKAVAIQRYGGPEVLELMDLPEPRLGPDVVLVRVRYAGVNPADWKIREGYIDDWFESHFPMVMGCDLSGVVERTGIGVTEFAPGDEVVGYVRADHMQRGTYGELVAAPVRTLAHKPRALDWRAAAGLPAAGLTAYQALRRHLEVGPGDVLLVHAAAGGVGSLAVQIGRALGARVIGTASERNHDFLRSLGAEPVTYGPGLADRVRALAPDGVDAVFDLMGGDTLHGSPALLRPGGRLASISGDVTGLGGRYVFVRPDPADLAELVALADRGAVRVHVSAEFPLADAARAHELVATGHVRGKVVLAVTPA; translated from the coding sequence GTGAAGGCCGTCGCCATCCAGCGCTACGGAGGGCCGGAGGTCCTGGAGCTCATGGACCTGCCCGAACCGCGTCTAGGCCCGGACGTCGTGCTCGTCCGCGTGCGCTACGCGGGCGTCAACCCGGCGGACTGGAAGATCCGCGAGGGGTACATCGACGACTGGTTCGAGTCGCACTTCCCCATGGTGATGGGCTGCGACCTGTCCGGTGTCGTCGAGCGCACGGGCATCGGCGTCACCGAGTTCGCCCCGGGCGACGAGGTCGTCGGCTACGTCCGCGCCGACCACATGCAACGCGGCACGTACGGCGAGCTGGTGGCGGCCCCCGTCCGCACCCTGGCGCACAAGCCGCGCGCCCTCGACTGGCGGGCCGCAGCCGGGCTTCCGGCCGCCGGGCTCACCGCCTACCAGGCGCTGCGCCGCCATCTGGAGGTCGGCCCGGGTGACGTACTGCTCGTGCACGCGGCGGCCGGCGGGGTCGGCTCCCTCGCCGTACAGATCGGGCGGGCGCTCGGCGCGCGGGTCATCGGCACGGCGAGCGAGCGCAACCACGACTTCCTGCGCTCGCTCGGCGCCGAGCCCGTGACGTACGGCCCCGGCCTCGCCGACCGGGTGCGGGCGCTGGCCCCGGACGGCGTCGACGCGGTGTTCGACCTCATGGGCGGTGACACGCTGCACGGTTCGCCCGCCCTGTTGCGCCCGGGCGGGCGCCTCGCGTCCATCTCCGGGGACGTGACCGGGCTGGGCGGGCGCTATGTGTTCGTCCGCCCCGACCCGGCCGACCTCGCCGAACTGGTCGCGCTGGCGGACCGTGGCGCGGTACGGGTCCATGTCAGCGCCGAGTTCCCGCTCGCGGACGCCGCGCGCGCCCATGAGCTGGTGGCGACCGGGCATGTGCGCGGCAAGGTCGTTCTGGCGGTGACGCCGGCCTGA
- a CDS encoding ScbA/BarX family gamma-butyrolactone biosynthesis protein, which translates to MTIAEQERPDAAPAAASAEPAYQRSMDRVLVHRRAVMEVFVTDAARLGDDTFAVAVQAPRAHSYYNDHTQRPALLDPLFLLEAARQAVTVVAHQWLGVSYDTSFLISDWTTEFPEPAALRTRGDAPDEFVVEVTTRDLKRRGTRLLAATLECVFVVGGRRAGTSRVVAGYLSRDGYLAHREKSRGNVPPLSSAMPVERAGVPVAPGLVGRERAGNVVLTDVEQPGGSALLRASLDVPVQHPAMYDHPLDHVPAMALLEAARQAAVLAAGAPAERRYAYAFDATFSRFVELDSPVTVTVEPSGERFTVDFRQDGASVCTATVGVAGLPAAAATTTDGG; encoded by the coding sequence ATGACCATTGCTGAGCAGGAGCGGCCGGACGCCGCCCCGGCCGCGGCCTCGGCCGAACCGGCTTACCAGCGTTCGATGGACCGGGTGCTGGTGCACCGCCGCGCCGTCATGGAGGTCTTCGTCACGGACGCGGCGCGGCTCGGCGACGACACGTTCGCCGTGGCGGTCCAGGCGCCCCGGGCGCACAGCTACTACAACGACCACACCCAGCGGCCCGCGCTGCTCGACCCGCTGTTCCTCCTTGAGGCGGCCCGGCAGGCGGTCACCGTCGTGGCGCACCAGTGGCTCGGGGTCTCGTACGACACCTCGTTCCTGATCAGCGACTGGACCACCGAGTTCCCGGAGCCGGCCGCGCTGCGGACCCGTGGCGACGCGCCGGACGAGTTCGTCGTCGAGGTCACCACCCGTGATCTGAAGCGGCGCGGTACGAGGCTGCTGGCCGCCACGCTGGAGTGCGTGTTCGTCGTCGGGGGCCGGCGTGCCGGGACGAGCCGCGTCGTGGCCGGTTATCTCAGCCGGGACGGTTACCTGGCGCACCGCGAGAAGAGCCGGGGAAACGTTCCACCGCTCTCCTCCGCCATGCCGGTCGAGCGCGCCGGTGTCCCCGTGGCGCCCGGGCTCGTGGGCCGGGAGCGGGCCGGGAACGTGGTGCTGACCGATGTGGAACAGCCGGGCGGCTCCGCTCTCCTGCGCGCCTCGCTCGACGTGCCCGTACAGCACCCGGCGATGTACGACCACCCGCTGGACCATGTGCCCGCGATGGCGCTGCTGGAGGCGGCCCGGCAGGCGGCGGTGCTCGCCGCCGGGGCGCCGGCGGAGCGGCGGTACGCGTACGCCTTCGACGCGACGTTCAGCCGGTTCGTGGAGCTGGACAGCCCGGTGACGGTCACCGTGGAGCCCTCGGGCGAGCGTTTCACCGTCGACTTCCGGCAGGACGGCGCGTCCGTCTGCACGGCCACCGTCGGTGTCGCCGGGCTCCCGGCGGCTGCGGCTACGACCACGGACGGCGGGTGA
- a CDS encoding 3-oxoacyl-ACP synthase, with the protein MRLDSPLGLIAAAWYPKERQTVEEALAAGDIDSRTARELGYTSLPVSERTAPPDMAVEAAAEVLRLSGAQAAQLSLVLHASVHHQGHDAWSAPHYVARRLGAHRAVPIGLLQQCNGGAIGIELAASRLQGDPAAGPALVTTADRFLMPSWHRWLSDYGMAAGDAATAVLVHRVASGAQGTAHALAPDLLLHSLATDVAAELEVMHRGDDELNATPMGHSSMIDVRRTKRAFIKAYGVDFFLKTAAGRIRAVVEECLADAGLAPDDPRLRHAVIPRLGSKAMAEAYIPPLTDVTSAQVLDLGRATGHVGAGDLNASLADLARTDLLEPGQFALVLNGGGGFTFTAVVVGRP; encoded by the coding sequence GTGCGACTGGACTCACCGCTCGGGCTGATCGCCGCGGCCTGGTACCCGAAGGAACGGCAGACGGTCGAGGAGGCCCTGGCCGCCGGCGACATCGACAGCCGTACGGCCCGCGAACTCGGCTACACGTCCCTTCCGGTCAGCGAGCGCACGGCGCCGCCGGACATGGCCGTCGAGGCGGCGGCGGAGGTGCTGCGGCTCTCCGGTGCCCAGGCCGCCCAGCTGTCCCTAGTCCTGCACGCGAGCGTCCACCACCAGGGTCATGACGCCTGGTCCGCCCCGCACTACGTGGCCCGGCGGCTGGGCGCCCACCGTGCCGTACCGATCGGCCTGTTGCAGCAGTGCAACGGCGGCGCCATCGGCATCGAGCTCGCCGCGAGCCGCCTGCAGGGCGACCCGGCCGCCGGGCCCGCGCTGGTGACGACGGCCGACCGGTTCCTGATGCCGAGCTGGCACCGCTGGCTCAGCGACTACGGCATGGCGGCGGGCGACGCGGCCACGGCCGTCCTCGTCCACCGGGTCGCCTCCGGGGCTCAGGGCACGGCACACGCGCTCGCACCGGACCTGCTGCTGCACTCCCTCGCCACCGATGTCGCGGCCGAACTCGAAGTCATGCACCGCGGTGACGACGAGCTCAACGCGACGCCCATGGGCCACAGTTCGATGATCGACGTACGGCGCACCAAGCGCGCGTTCATCAAGGCGTACGGCGTCGACTTCTTCCTCAAGACCGCCGCCGGGCGCATCCGTGCCGTCGTCGAGGAGTGCCTGGCCGACGCCGGGCTCGCCCCGGACGACCCTCGGCTGCGGCACGCCGTGATCCCCAGGCTGGGGAGCAAGGCCATGGCGGAGGCGTACATCCCGCCGCTGACGGACGTCACCTCGGCGCAGGTGCTCGACCTCGGCCGGGCCACCGGGCACGTGGGGGCCGGCGATCTCAACGCCTCCCTCGCCGACCTGGCCCGCACCGATCTGCTGGAGCCCGGGCAGTTCGCGCTCGTGCTCAACGGCGGCGGCGGGTTCACGTTCACCGCGGTGGTGGTCGGCAGGCCCTGA
- a CDS encoding acyl carrier protein → MSAHQDRLFALVTEKLGVAPEDLDTTATFDALDLDSLALIELSVIVQKEFGVQIDETALTPDNTFADVLSVIDTTAAVA, encoded by the coding sequence ATGTCCGCACACCAGGACCGTCTCTTCGCCCTCGTCACCGAGAAGCTCGGCGTCGCCCCCGAGGACCTCGACACCACCGCCACCTTCGACGCGCTCGACCTGGACTCGCTCGCGCTGATCGAGCTCAGCGTCATCGTGCAGAAGGAGTTCGGCGTCCAGATCGACGAGACCGCGCTGACGCCCGACAACACCTTCGCCGATGTCCTCTCCGTCATCGACACCACGGCCGCGGTGGCCTGA
- a CDS encoding beta-ketoacyl-[acyl-carrier-protein] synthase family protein: protein MTDIRTQARPGRGRRFDVAVTGVGLVTPAGLGVEANVERVWSGVSTAAADPDLTGLPVDFACRVPDFDAGALLGRRSAVRMDPVSHFGVVAARQAVADAGLDPAAWEGPRVGVVVGTSLGGWSTVEREHGNRLADGPAFVSPLLMVMGPVNMTAGYIAMDLKALGPNQVVSTACASGNTAIGYARALLESGVCDIVLAGGAEAAMSPTAMASLARAGALSTRGDDPASASRPFDADRDGFVAGEGAAMLVLERVEDARARGARIRARVSGFGASADGHHASAPDPTGGGAERAIRAALADAMVDPSEVDHVNAHGTSTPLNDITESGVIRRVFGEKPAVTSTKGVVGHLLGAAGAAEAVYTVLAVERRLVPPTANLTSQDPGIGVDVVAKEARPLDIGAAVNNSFGFGGQNAVIVVTPA, encoded by the coding sequence ATGACGGACATACGCACGCAGGCCCGTCCCGGGCGCGGCCGACGCTTCGACGTCGCCGTCACCGGGGTCGGCCTGGTCACCCCGGCCGGTCTGGGCGTCGAGGCCAATGTGGAGCGGGTCTGGTCGGGCGTCTCCACGGCGGCGGCCGACCCGGACCTCACCGGCCTGCCCGTCGACTTCGCCTGCCGTGTGCCGGACTTCGACGCCGGCGCGCTGCTGGGCCGGCGCAGTGCCGTCCGGATGGACCCGGTCAGCCACTTCGGTGTGGTCGCGGCCCGGCAGGCGGTGGCGGACGCCGGGCTCGACCCGGCCGCCTGGGAGGGCCCCCGGGTCGGTGTGGTCGTCGGTACGTCGCTGGGCGGCTGGTCCACGGTCGAGCGGGAGCACGGCAACCGGCTGGCCGACGGCCCCGCGTTCGTCTCGCCGCTGCTGATGGTGATGGGGCCGGTCAACATGACCGCCGGCTACATCGCCATGGACCTCAAGGCGCTGGGCCCCAACCAGGTCGTGTCCACGGCCTGCGCCTCCGGCAACACGGCGATCGGGTACGCCCGCGCGCTGCTGGAGTCCGGGGTCTGCGACATCGTCCTGGCGGGCGGCGCCGAGGCGGCGATGTCCCCGACGGCGATGGCCAGTCTGGCCCGGGCGGGCGCGCTGTCCACCCGTGGCGACGACCCGGCGTCCGCCTCGCGCCCGTTCGACGCCGACCGTGACGGCTTCGTCGCGGGCGAGGGGGCGGCGATGCTGGTGCTGGAGCGGGTCGAGGACGCGCGGGCGCGGGGCGCCCGCATCCGGGCCCGGGTCTCCGGGTTCGGCGCGTCCGCCGACGGCCATCACGCGTCGGCGCCCGATCCGACGGGCGGCGGGGCCGAACGGGCCATCAGGGCGGCGCTCGCCGACGCGATGGTCGACCCGTCCGAGGTGGACCACGTCAACGCGCACGGCACGTCCACCCCGCTCAACGACATCACCGAGTCCGGGGTGATCCGCCGGGTCTTCGGCGAGAAGCCCGCCGTGACCTCCACCAAGGGGGTCGTGGGCCATCTGCTGGGCGCGGCCGGAGCCGCCGAGGCGGTGTACACGGTGCTCGCCGTCGAGCGGCGCCTCGTCCCGCCGACCGCCAACCTGACGAGTCAGGACCCGGGCATCGGGGTGGACGTGGTGGCCAAGGAGGCCCGCCCGCTGGACATCGGCGCCGCGGTGAACAACTCCTTCGGCTTCGGCGGCCAGAACGCGGTGATCGTGGTGACTCCGGCGTGA
- a CDS encoding SDR family oxidoreductase, with product MSTAAESTNAGTPGTPGPGNSLTPTGRSVLVTGGNRGIGLAVARSLAARGDRVAVTYRTGEPPAGLFGVRCDVTDEAQVERAFKEVAAAQGEVEVLVANAGITRDGLLLALGDDAVDEVLDTNLRAVIRVARHAARAMLGGRWGRMVLISSAVAFTGSPGQTNYTAAKAALVGLARSLAWELGGRGITVNVVAPGLVETDMLREVRPARLEQYLAMTPLGRAGTADEVAAAVGFLSSEQASYVTGAVLPVSGGLGMGH from the coding sequence GTGAGTACGGCTGCGGAGAGCACGAACGCCGGTACGCCCGGGACCCCGGGCCCCGGCAACTCCCTTACGCCCACCGGCCGTTCCGTCCTCGTCACCGGGGGCAACCGGGGCATCGGTCTGGCCGTCGCCCGCTCGCTCGCCGCGCGCGGCGACCGGGTGGCGGTCACCTATCGCACCGGTGAGCCCCCGGCGGGGCTGTTCGGCGTGCGCTGCGACGTCACGGACGAGGCGCAGGTCGAGCGGGCGTTCAAGGAGGTCGCGGCCGCGCAGGGCGAGGTCGAGGTGCTGGTCGCGAACGCCGGGATCACCCGGGACGGGCTGCTGCTGGCCCTCGGCGACGACGCGGTCGACGAGGTGCTCGACACCAACCTGCGGGCGGTCATCCGGGTCGCCCGGCACGCCGCCCGGGCCATGCTCGGCGGGCGCTGGGGCCGGATGGTGCTCATCTCCTCGGCCGTCGCGTTCACCGGGTCGCCCGGCCAGACCAACTACACCGCCGCCAAGGCCGCTCTCGTGGGCCTCGCCCGCTCCCTCGCCTGGGAGCTCGGCGGTCGCGGCATCACCGTGAACGTCGTCGCCCCCGGCCTCGTCGAGACGGACATGCTGCGCGAGGTGCGCCCGGCCCGCCTGGAGCAGTACCTGGCGATGACGCCGCTCGGCCGGGCCGGAACCGCCGACGAGGTGGCCGCGGCCGTCGGGTTCCTCAGCAGTGAGCAGGCCTCGTACGTCACCGGCGCCGTGCTGCCGGTCAGCGGTGGGCTCGGCATGGGTCACTGA
- a CDS encoding 3-oxoacyl-ACP synthase III family protein translates to MPVGVLSIGSYTPDKVVDNQQISTWTGMPESWVTERTGVLQRRYAEPGTTTSDLAVPAAREALDGVGPEVRARLGALVVATSTPDVPQPSTAAILQHKLGLSALPAFDINAVCSGFLYGLSVAEGLVRAGRHGEHVLLVGADMFSTIMDRSDRRTVSLFGDGAGAVVLGPVPEGYGLQSVHLVTDGEFHHYVGVEAGGTRTPLDARAREAGEHFFRMDGRAVRDYALSVLAKLTAVTLDECGLALEDIDRFVFHQANTRLLETFVADAGIDPERVAYTAPQLGNTVAASVPLTLHAAHRERPLRRGERVLLASVGGGMTAGAALLTWY, encoded by the coding sequence ATGCCAGTCGGTGTCCTGTCGATCGGCTCCTACACACCGGACAAGGTCGTCGACAACCAGCAGATCAGCACCTGGACGGGGATGCCCGAGTCCTGGGTGACCGAGCGCACCGGGGTGCTCCAGCGGCGGTACGCCGAGCCGGGCACCACGACGTCCGACCTCGCCGTCCCGGCCGCCCGCGAGGCGCTCGACGGCGTCGGCCCCGAGGTGCGCGCACGGCTCGGCGCGCTGGTCGTGGCGACCAGCACCCCGGACGTGCCGCAGCCGTCCACCGCGGCGATCCTCCAGCACAAGCTGGGGCTCTCCGCGCTGCCCGCCTTCGACATCAACGCCGTCTGCAGCGGTTTCCTCTACGGCCTCTCGGTCGCCGAGGGGCTGGTCCGGGCCGGGCGCCACGGCGAGCACGTCCTGCTGGTCGGCGCCGACATGTTCTCCACGATCATGGACAGGTCCGACCGGCGCACGGTGAGCCTGTTCGGCGACGGCGCGGGCGCCGTCGTACTGGGCCCGGTCCCCGAGGGCTACGGGCTGCAGTCGGTGCATCTGGTCACGGACGGGGAGTTCCACCACTACGTCGGGGTGGAGGCCGGCGGTACGCGGACACCGCTCGACGCGCGGGCCCGGGAGGCCGGGGAGCACTTCTTCCGGATGGACGGGCGCGCGGTGCGCGACTACGCGCTGTCGGTGCTGGCGAAGCTGACCGCCGTGACCCTCGACGAGTGCGGGCTGGCCCTGGAGGACATCGACCGGTTCGTCTTCCACCAGGCCAACACCCGGCTCCTGGAGACCTTCGTGGCGGACGCGGGCATCGACCCGGAGCGCGTCGCCTACACCGCGCCGCAGCTGGGCAACACCGTCGCCGCGTCCGTACCGCTCACCCTGCACGCCGCCCACCGGGAGCGGCCCCTGCGGCGCGGCGAACGGGTGCTGCTGGCGTCGGTGGGCGGGGGCATGACGGCGGGCGCGGCGCTGCTGACCTGGTACTGA